Proteins from a genomic interval of Paenibacillus sp. FSL R5-0623:
- the yajC gene encoding preprotein translocase subunit YajC: MFQGMPLTGAGAGGGIVSLIVPLVLMVAIFYFLMIRPQNKKQKQRNSMLSQLKKGDKIVTIGGLHGTIAEITDDVVVLRVNDVTKLTFDRNAISTAVARDTAVE; this comes from the coding sequence ATGTTTCAGGGAATGCCTTTAACAGGAGCGGGAGCAGGCGGTGGAATTGTATCTTTGATCGTACCTTTGGTACTCATGGTTGCGATTTTCTACTTCTTGATGATTCGTCCACAGAACAAAAAGCAAAAGCAACGGAATTCCATGCTGAGCCAATTGAAAAAAGGCGATAAAATTGTAACGATTGGTGGCCTTCACGGTACGATCGCCGAGATTACGGATGATGTGGTTGTATTGCGTGTAAACGATGTAACTAAGCTTACATTTGACCGTAATGCAATCAGCACGGCTGTAGCTCGTGATACGGCTGTTGAATAG
- the tgt gene encoding tRNA guanosine(34) transglycosylase Tgt: protein MAAITYEHIKTCKQSGARLGRVHTPHGIIETPTFMPVGTQATVKTMSPEELKEMDAQIILSNTYHLFLRPGHEIIREAGGLHKFMNWDRPILTDSGGFQVFSLSEMRKITEEGVNFRSHLNGDKKFLSPEVAMEIQNALGSDIMMAFDECPPYPAEYEYVKKSLERTSRWAERCLESHARPHDQGLFAIVQGGMHEDLRRQSAADLTSMDFPGYAIGGLSVGEPKHLMYGVLDYTLPLLPSNKPRYLMGVGSPDALIEGSIRGVDMFDCVLPTRIARNGTTMTSQGRLVIRNAKFATDFGPLDPECDCYTCRNYSRAYLRHLIKADETFGLRLTTIHNLHFLQNLMRNVRKAIMEDRLLDFRDEFFDQYGLHDNDKGF, encoded by the coding sequence ATGGCAGCAATTACGTATGAACATATCAAAACTTGCAAACAATCTGGTGCACGTCTGGGACGTGTACATACACCTCACGGTATTATTGAGACACCAACCTTTATGCCTGTAGGTACACAGGCGACTGTCAAAACAATGAGCCCTGAAGAGTTGAAAGAAATGGATGCTCAGATTATTTTGAGTAATACCTATCACCTGTTTCTGAGACCAGGACATGAAATCATCCGTGAAGCTGGCGGATTGCACAAATTCATGAACTGGGATCGTCCAATTCTGACGGACAGCGGCGGATTCCAAGTGTTTTCCCTCAGCGAGATGCGCAAGATTACGGAAGAAGGCGTTAACTTCCGTTCTCATCTGAATGGAGACAAAAAGTTCCTTTCTCCTGAAGTAGCGATGGAAATCCAGAATGCACTTGGCTCCGATATTATGATGGCGTTTGACGAATGCCCACCGTATCCAGCTGAATATGAATATGTCAAAAAATCACTCGAAAGAACAAGCCGCTGGGCAGAACGTTGTCTCGAAAGTCACGCTCGTCCGCATGACCAAGGTCTGTTTGCCATCGTACAGGGAGGCATGCATGAAGATCTTCGCCGTCAGAGCGCCGCAGATTTGACTTCCATGGATTTCCCGGGGTATGCTATTGGTGGACTGAGTGTTGGAGAACCGAAACATTTGATGTATGGTGTATTGGATTATACGTTACCTTTGTTGCCGTCCAATAAACCACGTTATTTGATGGGGGTAGGTTCGCCCGATGCGTTGATTGAGGGATCTATTCGTGGAGTGGACATGTTCGATTGTGTTCTGCCTACTCGGATTGCCCGTAACGGAACAACGATGACCAGTCAAGGACGTCTGGTAATTCGTAATGCCAAGTTTGCAACCGATTTTGGACCATTAGATCCTGAATGTGATTGCTACACTTGTCGCAACTATTCCAGAGCTTATCTGCGTCATTTGATCAAAGCAGATGAAACATTTGGCCTGCGTTTGACAACGATCCATAATCTTCATTTCTTGCAGAATTTGATGCGTAATGTACGTAAAGCCATTATGGAAGATCGTTTGCTTGATTTCCGGGATGAATTTTTCGATCAATATGGTCTTCATGACAATGACAAAGGTTTCTGA
- the queA gene encoding tRNA preQ1(34) S-adenosylmethionine ribosyltransferase-isomerase QueA codes for MNVNLYDFELPEQLIAQTPLLDRTASRLLTLNKDSGEINHQTFPDIIDFLNPGDTLILNDTRVLPARLFGTKEDTGAKAEVLLLKNVEGDKWEALVKPGKKLKAGSVIVFGEELKAIIEEEGEMGARTLTFTYDGIFQEILDRLGEMPLPPYIKETLDDRERYQTVYAKHEGSAAAPTAGLHFTDELLDQIRAKGVNVAFITLHVGLGTFRPMSVDVVEDHVMHEEYYSLSQETADLINQTKENGHRVFAVGTTSCRTLETVGSKFENGILQASSGWTSIFIYPGYSFKVIDGMLTNFHLPKSTLVMLVSALAGREHIMQAYEEAIEEQYRFFSFGDAMLIY; via the coding sequence ATGAATGTGAACTTATATGATTTTGAATTACCAGAGCAGTTGATAGCACAGACGCCGTTGCTTGATCGCACGGCATCCCGTTTGCTTACCTTGAACAAAGATAGCGGTGAGATTAATCATCAAACGTTTCCTGATATCATCGATTTTCTGAATCCGGGCGATACATTGATTCTGAATGATACACGTGTTCTACCAGCCCGTCTGTTCGGTACAAAAGAAGATACCGGAGCAAAAGCGGAAGTGTTATTGCTCAAAAATGTGGAAGGTGACAAGTGGGAAGCACTGGTTAAGCCGGGTAAAAAGCTGAAAGCCGGTTCAGTCATCGTATTTGGTGAGGAACTCAAGGCAATCATTGAAGAAGAGGGCGAGATGGGGGCACGTACACTTACGTTTACGTATGATGGAATCTTCCAGGAGATTCTGGATCGTCTGGGCGAGATGCCGTTGCCACCTTATATCAAGGAGACATTGGATGACCGCGAACGGTATCAGACCGTGTATGCCAAGCATGAAGGATCGGCGGCTGCACCAACAGCAGGATTACATTTTACGGATGAGTTGTTGGATCAGATTCGTGCGAAAGGTGTTAATGTGGCCTTCATTACGCTTCATGTAGGACTGGGAACATTCAGACCGATGTCGGTTGACGTTGTTGAAGATCATGTCATGCATGAGGAGTATTACTCTTTGTCACAAGAAACGGCAGATCTGATTAACCAGACCAAAGAGAATGGACACCGTGTTTTTGCGGTTGGGACAACGAGCTGCCGGACTTTGGAAACGGTAGGCAGCAAATTTGAAAATGGCATACTGCAAGCGAGCAGCGGATGGACCAGCATTTTCATCTACCCAGGCTATTCCTTCAAAGTGATCGATGGGATGCTTACGAATTTTCATCTCCCGAAATCCACGTTGGTTATGTTGGTTAGTGCACTAGCAGGCAGGGAACATATTATGCAGGCATATGAGGAAGCCATCGAAGAGCAATACCGGTTCTTCAGCTTCGGCGATGCCATGTTGATATATTAA
- a CDS encoding SpoIID/LytB domain-containing protein, protein MGKAIRTKKWSRRLKVLAAALLTVGCLQVPAYAAGNDGQTIRVAMFANLGSTYKSTTPLITLESTGQWSIQSESGANVSLPAGQVRFSADGFRVKVLETADFKTASAAAKLLQATADKPLLFTTSVNGNTIYQLYTGNYATEALAGQAVTRVQKVAAAQLAGQKPAVTGSKRLSAGTYGSIQEAEAAQANLLSAGVSSVYPVLQLSGGSQAYAVWVGEASTDAELTALKNSVEAKAPGVSLSPVNNSAGLIIRQDAGLSTDALKTAPHYTIAGTESKALVQGNGNGIKVVERSQRTYRGDMEISIVSGDLALVNVVPLEQYLYSVVGAEVYSSWPAEALKVQAVAARSYALQQGDRFKIANVVDTTLSQAYNGIGSENDKVTSAVDATAGEVVKSGGKIIEAVFSSNAGGQTAHPSEVWNGGAGVFTNVVSSGDTSAQAGLHTWYHVLLSSGVSGYIREDNIKELTTKTNAGLAKVTVTAQNTNVRAIPLIQSTVEPVAKMNPGNEAVVLAKVAQSNDYAWVRGPFTSAQLVKSLQGKTTASVPASISTLEVTKRGPSGRALEVTANGQAMTVKYADTYRSALGGLPSTLFDIAGTGSYTVLGADGKTASKTGSNGASVLSSSGAGTSSGNALVVMSGDGQARAVTQGQTFMIIGQGNGHGLGLSQWGAKGMADEGYDYQAILKHYYQNATIVKE, encoded by the coding sequence GTGGGAAAAGCAATACGAACGAAGAAGTGGAGTCGTCGATTGAAGGTACTGGCGGCAGCTCTTTTGACAGTAGGTTGTCTTCAAGTGCCTGCATATGCAGCAGGAAATGATGGACAGACGATCCGTGTAGCCATGTTTGCGAATCTGGGCAGTACGTATAAATCAACTACACCACTCATTACGCTTGAATCTACAGGACAATGGAGCATCCAATCGGAGAGCGGCGCAAATGTAAGCCTTCCTGCAGGGCAGGTCCGTTTCAGCGCAGACGGATTTCGAGTGAAAGTGTTGGAGACAGCGGATTTCAAGACAGCATCTGCAGCAGCAAAACTGTTGCAGGCAACCGCGGATAAACCGTTGCTGTTCACAACGTCTGTGAATGGAAATACCATTTACCAGCTCTACACAGGCAACTATGCAACGGAGGCACTGGCTGGACAAGCAGTTACACGAGTACAAAAGGTAGCAGCAGCTCAATTGGCTGGTCAAAAGCCAGCTGTAACGGGAAGTAAACGCCTGTCTGCTGGAACCTATGGTTCGATTCAGGAAGCAGAGGCAGCACAAGCCAACCTTTTATCAGCAGGAGTTAGTAGTGTCTATCCAGTCCTTCAACTGAGTGGAGGAAGCCAAGCCTATGCGGTATGGGTGGGTGAAGCTTCAACGGATGCGGAATTAACCGCATTGAAGAACAGTGTGGAAGCCAAAGCTCCAGGGGTGAGCCTTTCACCTGTCAACAATAGTGCAGGGCTCATCATCCGTCAGGATGCGGGATTAAGTACGGATGCACTGAAAACAGCTCCGCATTACACCATTGCAGGTACTGAATCCAAAGCATTGGTACAAGGGAATGGCAATGGGATCAAAGTAGTGGAACGTTCCCAGCGAACGTATCGTGGAGATATGGAAATCAGCATCGTAAGTGGTGATCTGGCGTTGGTTAACGTCGTTCCACTGGAGCAATACCTGTACTCTGTCGTAGGGGCAGAGGTGTATTCATCCTGGCCTGCTGAAGCTCTGAAAGTTCAAGCCGTAGCGGCTCGGTCCTACGCGCTTCAACAGGGTGATCGTTTCAAAATTGCAAATGTCGTGGATACAACACTCAGCCAAGCCTATAACGGGATTGGTTCGGAGAACGATAAAGTAACCAGCGCAGTGGATGCGACGGCTGGAGAAGTGGTCAAGAGCGGTGGGAAAATCATCGAAGCTGTGTTCTCCTCCAATGCGGGTGGCCAGACGGCTCATCCTTCTGAGGTATGGAACGGTGGAGCAGGTGTTTTCACCAATGTAGTTAGCTCGGGGGATACATCAGCCCAGGCAGGATTACATACGTGGTACCATGTGCTGCTCAGTTCAGGCGTTAGCGGGTACATACGTGAGGACAACATCAAAGAATTAACGACCAAGACCAATGCAGGACTGGCAAAAGTGACGGTAACGGCTCAGAATACCAATGTGCGTGCCATTCCGTTAATTCAATCCACCGTTGAACCTGTAGCCAAAATGAATCCAGGTAACGAAGCTGTTGTGCTGGCAAAAGTGGCTCAATCCAATGATTATGCTTGGGTGAGAGGACCTTTCACGTCTGCCCAGTTGGTTAAATCTCTTCAGGGTAAAACGACAGCATCGGTTCCTGCTTCAATCTCAACCTTGGAAGTGACCAAGCGTGGACCTTCCGGAAGAGCACTTGAAGTCACTGCCAACGGACAGGCTATGACGGTGAAATATGCCGATACATACCGCTCTGCGCTCGGTGGATTACCAAGCACTTTATTTGATATTGCAGGGACCGGAAGTTATACTGTATTAGGCGCTGACGGCAAAACAGCCAGTAAAACTGGCTCAAATGGTGCCTCTGTATTGTCTTCTTCTGGCGCAGGAACATCGTCCGGTAATGCACTTGTGGTTATGAGTGGTGATGGTCAAGCGAGAGCGGTAACGCAGGGTCAGACCTTCATGATTATCGGTCAGGGCAATGGCCACGGTTTGGGCTTGTCCCAATGGGGAGCCAAAGGCATGGCAGATGAAGGGTATGATTACCAGGCAATATTGAAACACTATTATCAAAATGCGACTATTGTTAAGGAATGA
- the ruvB gene encoding Holliday junction branch migration DNA helicase RuvB, with translation MDDRIISANLMMEDQNVELSLRPRYLNEYIGQNQVKENLKIYIEAAKFRNEALDHVLLYGPPGLGKTTLANIIANELGVNLRTTSGPAIERPGDLAALLTNLQEGDVLFIDEIHRLHRTVEEVMYPAMEDSALDIMIGKGPSARSVRLDLPPFTLIGATTRAGLLSAPLRDRFGVISRLEFYTVDELAYIVSRSTEILGVEIVGDAAQEIALRSRGTPRIANRLLKRVRDFAQVRGDGIITQTLAEEALQRLQIDPRGLDEIDHKMLKSMINSFRGGPVGLDTIAATIGEESQTIEDVYEPYLLQIGMIQRTPRGRIVTDLAYHHLGLPVPPRDGK, from the coding sequence ATGGATGATCGGATTATTTCCGCGAACCTGATGATGGAGGACCAAAATGTTGAGTTGAGTCTTCGTCCCCGGTATTTGAATGAATATATCGGGCAGAATCAGGTGAAGGAAAATTTAAAGATATATATTGAAGCTGCCAAATTTCGTAATGAGGCATTGGATCACGTTTTGTTATATGGACCACCTGGACTGGGTAAAACAACACTTGCCAACATTATTGCCAACGAATTGGGTGTTAATTTACGAACTACGTCAGGCCCGGCTATTGAACGCCCGGGTGATCTTGCAGCATTGTTAACCAATCTGCAGGAAGGTGATGTTCTGTTTATTGATGAGATTCATCGTTTGCATCGTACGGTTGAAGAAGTCATGTACCCCGCTATGGAAGATTCGGCATTGGATATTATGATTGGTAAAGGTCCAAGTGCACGTTCCGTTCGGCTGGATCTGCCGCCATTCACTCTGATTGGGGCTACAACGCGTGCTGGCTTGCTGTCTGCTCCACTTCGAGACCGATTTGGTGTTATCAGTCGCTTGGAATTCTATACGGTTGACGAGCTGGCTTATATCGTCTCACGCTCTACTGAAATTTTGGGTGTGGAGATTGTGGGAGATGCTGCGCAAGAGATTGCATTGCGCTCACGTGGGACACCGAGGATCGCCAACCGTTTGTTAAAACGAGTACGCGACTTTGCACAGGTGCGTGGTGATGGGATTATTACGCAGACACTGGCGGAAGAAGCACTGCAACGTCTCCAGATTGATCCGCGTGGTCTGGATGAGATTGATCACAAGATGCTCAAATCGATGATCAACAGCTTCCGGGGAGGTCCGGTAGGGTTGGATACCATTGCTGCTACGATTGGTGAAGAAAGTCAGACGATAGAGGATGTCTATGAACCGTATCTGCTTCAGATTGGTATGATTCAGCGTACACCAAGGGGCAGGATCGTAACAGATCTCGCCTATCATCATTTGGGTCTGCCTGTTCCACCAAGAGACGGTAAATAA
- the ruvA gene encoding Holliday junction branch migration protein RuvA, with translation MIDFLRGQFIHVENDYIVLDVHGVGYRVFCPNPFAFAKQEGEITVYTHHHVREDAMLLFGFVTRDEQRLFRKLIEVSGIGPKVALGILAGGTPEHVVTAIYQENLTFLTKLPGIGKKTAQRMILDLKDKLDSFGAAAYATGLFAPPSEESGSGSAWDEAREGLKALGYTDSELDKVWLKLKKDVTTADSVDVLMKKALQMLFTG, from the coding sequence ATGATTGATTTTCTAAGAGGACAGTTCATTCATGTAGAGAATGATTATATTGTGCTGGATGTTCATGGTGTGGGGTATCGCGTTTTCTGTCCAAATCCATTTGCGTTTGCGAAGCAAGAAGGCGAAATTACCGTGTACACTCACCATCATGTGCGTGAGGATGCGATGTTGCTGTTTGGATTTGTGACACGGGATGAGCAACGTTTGTTCCGTAAACTGATTGAAGTATCCGGTATCGGTCCAAAAGTAGCTCTGGGCATACTCGCTGGAGGTACACCAGAACATGTGGTTACGGCGATTTACCAGGAGAATCTTACGTTCTTGACCAAATTGCCAGGCATCGGCAAGAAGACTGCACAACGCATGATTCTGGATCTCAAGGATAAGCTGGATAGTTTTGGCGCGGCAGCGTATGCAACAGGGTTGTTCGCTCCTCCATCGGAAGAGTCGGGAAGTGGTTCAGCCTGGGATGAGGCACGTGAAGGTCTCAAGGCACTTGGGTATACTGACAGTGAGCTTGATAAAGTATGGCTCAAATTGAAAAAGGATGTTACTACAGCAGATTCCGTTGATGTGTTGATGAAAAAGGCGCTGCAAATGCTGTTTACGGGATAA
- the ruvC gene encoding crossover junction endodeoxyribonuclease RuvC, whose product MRFLGIDPGIAIVGFGFVDKIGSKVVPVQYGCIQTEAHTPEEERLLHVYEGMVQLIDKYKPDAVALEKLFFNRNVTTAMSVSQARGVMVLAAAQKGLPIAEYTPMQIKQAVVGYGKAEKKQVQEMVKMFLRLQVVPKPDDVADALAVAVCHAHSYTLNSKLNEVLRK is encoded by the coding sequence TTGCGTTTTTTGGGAATTGACCCGGGGATTGCGATTGTTGGTTTTGGTTTTGTGGATAAAATCGGCAGTAAGGTGGTACCCGTACAATACGGATGTATTCAGACGGAAGCTCATACCCCTGAAGAGGAACGGTTGCTTCATGTATATGAAGGTATGGTGCAATTGATTGATAAATACAAACCGGACGCAGTAGCGCTGGAGAAACTTTTTTTCAATCGGAACGTTACAACAGCGATGTCTGTCAGTCAGGCTAGAGGCGTCATGGTTCTTGCTGCCGCACAGAAGGGTTTGCCTATTGCAGAGTATACGCCAATGCAGATTAAGCAGGCTGTTGTCGGGTACGGTAAAGCGGAGAAGAAGCAAGTACAGGAGATGGTCAAAATGTTTTTGCGTCTTCAGGTCGTTCCTAAGCCGGATGACGTAGCGGATGCATTGGCTGTAGCCGTGTGCCATGCACACTCTTATACATTAAATTCCAAGTTGAATGAGGTATTGCGAAAATGA
- a CDS encoding BofC C-terminal domain-containing protein, with translation MNTFNFRKQFKRRWRRWKRTVWMTAALLAVTILAYSGLSISSAIERLLTTNFSEATSVMGPVTQETRSEQEIQALVEQLDSDPDHLTSVVLETQYICGVETEQLGKMARLQLKMLLAQHPEWDATVGTSDELHLKQRVDDLSPLCKQQAYISIDAVGNLNLYEGKPAEEKVIRTFFQLDVGTLESSLPEGVLEQLQQGIRIQDKDEYDSVISTFSDYAVDEDHHLIRNGG, from the coding sequence GTGAACACGTTTAACTTCAGAAAACAATTCAAGAGACGCTGGAGACGGTGGAAACGAACAGTATGGATGACGGCGGCTCTGCTTGCAGTTACGATATTGGCTTACAGCGGGTTGTCTATCTCATCGGCGATAGAGCGTTTGCTGACAACTAATTTTAGTGAGGCAACCAGTGTGATGGGCCCTGTTACGCAGGAAACAAGATCTGAACAGGAGATTCAGGCGTTAGTAGAGCAACTTGATTCTGATCCGGATCATTTAACAAGTGTGGTTTTGGAAACACAGTACATCTGCGGAGTGGAGACAGAGCAGTTAGGCAAGATGGCTAGACTGCAGTTGAAGATGTTACTAGCTCAACATCCGGAATGGGATGCTACCGTTGGAACATCAGATGAGTTGCATTTGAAGCAACGTGTAGATGACCTTTCACCGCTTTGTAAACAGCAGGCTTATATCAGCATAGATGCTGTAGGGAACCTTAATTTGTACGAGGGTAAGCCTGCAGAAGAGAAGGTTATTCGTACGTTCTTTCAATTGGATGTTGGGACATTGGAGAGTTCTTTGCCTGAAGGGGTGCTGGAGCAATTGCAACAGGGTATTCGGATTCAGGACAAGGATGAGTATGATAGCGTGATCTCTACGTTCAGTGACTATGCGGTAGATGAAGATCATCATTTAATCCGTAATGGCGGGTAA
- a CDS encoding LysM peptidoglycan-binding domain-containing protein yields MKIHMVKKGDTLYLLSQKYNVALDKLIAANPQITNPDKLDIGMKVKIPAEPVTPKPEGVLHSHKVQQGDSLWKLAQAWGVPLKDMINANPQLKNPNALLVGETVYIPSMHAQGNSTSNSGAGNIAAHEKLSSEGKEYTGVKEPEPPAPVTPTPPAPVAEVPVPVPAPAPPPANPVMPNVMPELEVLPQLPELPEVKPEKETHKKEEVKPEVHVKPVAESKKYTMPNLSPEIMPLPVMPNTKSPTEVAPATKKPCGCGNKLHHAPAEHPYVQIPVPAQEVYGAQQDMYTAGASNNTSFPGIPEVSPYGSSDLPNSPWTSAEQGYNHNNVMPNLSAAMQNNSFPIAPAGAVNSPFPTYAAPGHMNHQPPFISPYSMLPYPPCGCGSHTHMPQYTYPSHGYQDPAWNMYGPSYGMPPEMSTSTMPNQPIEYAYQNPYPTQNMVPPSPLGAFGEMYPPHEQGKGGKKGGREDANLSQVAIEEVGSDSEGKSKQAGNKPAAAKRRTTKAPLKNKSKVSVSGKTSREGAAPSNQRKSDKKRRNPWIQN; encoded by the coding sequence GTGAAAATACACATGGTGAAAAAAGGCGACACATTATATCTGCTGTCCCAAAAATACAATGTAGCGCTGGACAAATTGATCGCGGCTAATCCGCAAATCACAAATCCCGACAAGCTGGATATTGGCATGAAGGTCAAAATCCCTGCAGAGCCAGTAACACCGAAGCCGGAGGGTGTGCTCCACAGTCACAAGGTGCAGCAAGGTGATTCGTTATGGAAGTTGGCACAAGCCTGGGGAGTTCCTTTAAAAGATATGATCAATGCCAATCCGCAGTTGAAAAATCCGAATGCTCTGCTGGTGGGGGAGACAGTTTATATTCCATCTATGCACGCACAAGGAAACAGCACTTCTAATTCGGGTGCCGGCAACATTGCTGCTCATGAAAAGTTATCATCTGAAGGTAAGGAATATACGGGAGTCAAAGAACCGGAGCCCCCGGCTCCAGTTACGCCAACTCCCCCTGCTCCGGTAGCAGAGGTGCCTGTTCCGGTCCCGGCGCCTGCTCCACCACCTGCCAATCCGGTAATGCCGAATGTAATGCCGGAACTGGAGGTACTGCCGCAGTTACCAGAGCTTCCTGAAGTGAAGCCGGAAAAGGAAACGCACAAAAAAGAAGAGGTTAAACCCGAAGTTCATGTAAAACCGGTAGCAGAATCCAAGAAATACACAATGCCTAATCTTTCGCCTGAAATTATGCCTTTGCCTGTAATGCCTAATACAAAGTCTCCAACTGAGGTTGCACCAGCAACGAAAAAGCCTTGTGGTTGTGGTAATAAGTTGCATCATGCGCCAGCCGAACACCCTTATGTTCAAATCCCGGTTCCTGCACAAGAGGTGTATGGTGCGCAGCAAGACATGTACACGGCAGGAGCGAGTAACAATACGTCGTTTCCAGGGATTCCGGAAGTTAGTCCTTATGGTAGCAGTGATCTGCCAAACAGTCCGTGGACTAGCGCGGAACAGGGTTATAACCACAATAACGTTATGCCGAATCTTTCCGCAGCAATGCAAAACAACTCATTTCCGATTGCGCCAGCTGGCGCAGTGAATAGTCCATTCCCGACGTATGCAGCACCTGGTCATATGAATCATCAGCCGCCTTTCATATCTCCATACTCAATGCTTCCGTACCCTCCATGCGGATGTGGCTCACATACACATATGCCTCAGTATACTTATCCTTCTCATGGTTATCAGGATCCGGCTTGGAATATGTATGGTCCTTCGTACGGTATGCCACCTGAAATGTCCACATCAACGATGCCAAACCAGCCTATTGAGTATGCTTATCAGAATCCGTACCCTACTCAGAACATGGTTCCGCCGTCTCCGCTTGGAGCATTTGGTGAAATGTATCCTCCTCATGAGCAAGGAAAGGGTGGTAAAAAAGGGGGGCGTGAAGACGCTAACTTAAGTCAGGTAGCAATTGAAGAGGTTGGATCAGATTCGGAAGGGAAGTCCAAGCAAGCAGGGAATAAGCCGGCCGCTGCAAAACGCAGAACAACCAAGGCTCCTCTGAAGAATAAATCCAAGGTATCCGTGTCCGGGAAAACATCCAGAGAGGGTGCAGCTCCTTCCAACCAACGGAAATCTGATAAAAAGCGTCGTAATCCATGGATACAAAACTAA